In a genomic window of Cytobacillus sp. FSL H8-0458:
- a CDS encoding peptidylprolyl isomerase → MAEKGYILMKNGEKVEFELYPEAAPGTVENFKKLANEGFYNGLNFHRVIPGFVSQGGCPNGTGTGGPGYTIKCETEGNPHKHVEGSLSMAHAGRDTGGSQFFIVHEPQPHLNGVHTVFGKVTSGMEAVKAMRNGDVMEKVEILEG, encoded by the coding sequence ATGGCAGAAAAAGGATATATATTAATGAAAAACGGTGAAAAGGTTGAATTCGAACTATATCCTGAAGCAGCACCAGGGACAGTTGAAAATTTCAAAAAGCTTGCTAATGAAGGCTTTTATAATGGCTTGAATTTCCATCGTGTAATTCCTGGGTTTGTAAGTCAAGGAGGCTGCCCGAACGGAACAGGCACTGGTGGTCCAGGGTACACAATCAAGTGTGAAACAGAAGGAAACCCTCATAAGCATGTAGAAGGATCTCTTTCTATGGCTCACGCAGGCCGCGATACAGGCGGAAGCCAGTTCTTTATCGTTCATGAGCCACAGCCTCACCTAAACGGTGTTCATACTGTATTTGGAAAAGTTACTTCCGGGATGGAAGCAGTTAAAGCAATGAGAAACGGCGATGTTATGGAGAAAGTTGAAATTCTTGAAGGATAA
- a CDS encoding mismatch-specific DNA-glycosylase — MEPIKDHFKKNLDLLFVGFNPSIRSGETGHHFANPNNRFWKILHESGLTPRKYAAAEDYKLLELGYGMTNIVPRPTKAADEITKEEYKEGRAELMKKIAELKPKVICFVGKGVYQEYSRKKRLPWGIQEESVVPGTIDFVAPSSSGLVRMKIDEIIQIYTEIPELLKTLR; from the coding sequence ATGGAGCCTATTAAAGACCATTTTAAAAAAAATCTTGATTTGCTTTTTGTCGGCTTCAATCCAAGCATTCGATCAGGAGAGACAGGCCACCATTTTGCAAACCCAAACAACCGCTTTTGGAAAATTCTTCATGAATCAGGCTTAACTCCCCGTAAATACGCCGCAGCGGAAGACTATAAACTATTGGAATTGGGTTATGGAATGACAAATATTGTTCCAAGGCCAACCAAAGCAGCCGATGAAATAACGAAGGAAGAATATAAAGAAGGAAGAGCAGAGCTGATGAAAAAAATAGCTGAACTCAAGCCAAAGGTTATTTGCTTTGTTGGAAAAGGCGTATACCAGGAATACAGCCGCAAAAAAAGGCTGCCATGGGGAATTCAGGAGGAATCAGTGGTTCCCGGCACTATCGACTTTGTTGCTCCTTCATCTTCCGGACTTGTCAGAATGAAAATAGATGAAATTATACAAATCTATACGGAGATTCCGGAGCTTTTAAAAACTCTGAGATAA